Proteins encoded in a region of the Spirochaetota bacterium genome:
- a CDS encoding AAA family ATPase: MIEPLLPLSRDLLRIHNRPYRRALFHEKPFTSRFSILLGQRGVGKTTLIAQYLMSKYKDKNSDKILFVQADHFLVGGMSLYEIAEEFRNLGGETVCFDEIHKYPEWSRELKSIYDTFPTLTVIASGSSSLEIGRGSHDLSRRAVVTHMQGMSFREYSELSLGCTLPTVPLESIITGHAKAVDTILETIRAKHKTILALFRNYREQGYYPYFNEINDTKLFHITLEQQMHTTLENDLVAVQPSITGASVKRIKKLLSIIARSVPFTPDLKALKQLLDIGDERTLKMYLKYLEDAGLIRTFSGAGKGLRALERPEKIYLNNTNQAYAIGGEHAVNKGNIRETFFASAISPQHALTLPKTGDFLVDGRYLFEIGGKNKGFEQIRNTKDAFLALDDIESGAGSKIIPLWLFGFLY, translated from the coding sequence ATGATCGAACCGTTGCTGCCCCTGAGCCGTGATCTGCTGAGGATACACAACCGCCCCTACCGGCGGGCATTGTTCCATGAGAAACCGTTCACATCCAGGTTCTCCATACTTCTTGGACAGCGCGGGGTCGGCAAGACCACGCTTATCGCCCAATACCTCATGTCGAAATATAAGGACAAAAACAGCGATAAAATACTTTTCGTCCAGGCGGACCACTTTTTGGTCGGGGGAATGTCGCTCTATGAGATAGCCGAAGAGTTCCGTAATCTCGGCGGAGAAACCGTCTGTTTTGACGAAATACATAAGTATCCGGAATGGTCGCGGGAGCTTAAAAGCATATACGATACATTTCCAACGCTTACTGTTATCGCGTCCGGAAGTTCCTCCCTCGAGATCGGCCGCGGCAGTCATGACCTGTCGCGGCGTGCGGTCGTAACCCATATGCAGGGAATGTCTTTTCGAGAGTATAGTGAATTATCTCTCGGCTGCACGCTGCCGACCGTACCGCTCGAGAGTATCATTACCGGACACGCCAAAGCGGTCGATACCATACTGGAAACGATCCGAGCGAAGCACAAGACCATTCTGGCGCTTTTCCGGAACTATCGGGAACAAGGCTATTACCCGTATTTTAACGAGATCAACGATACAAAACTGTTCCACATCACGCTTGAGCAGCAAATGCATACGACTTTGGAGAACGATCTTGTTGCAGTTCAGCCGTCGATCACCGGTGCAAGCGTGAAAAGGATAAAAAAGCTGCTGTCTATCATTGCACGATCGGTCCCTTTCACACCCGATCTGAAGGCATTGAAACAGCTCTTGGATATCGGGGATGAGCGCACCCTGAAGATGTATCTCAAGTATCTGGAAGATGCCGGATTGATCAGAACATTTTCAGGTGCAGGCAAAGGTCTGCGTGCGCTGGAACGTCCTGAAAAGATATACCTCAACAATACGAATCAGGCATATGCTATCGGCGGCGAGCATGCCGTGAACAAGGGGAATATCCGTGAAACGTTTTTTGCGAGCGCGATCTCGCCGCAGCACGCCCTTACACTTCCAAAGACGGGGGATTTTCTCGTGGATGGACGATACCTGTTCGAGATAGGCGGGAAAAACAAAGGGTTCGAACAGATCAGGAACACCAAGGATGCATTCCTCGCATTGGATGACATCGAATCGGGCGCAGGCAGTAAGATCATCCCGCTCTGGCTTTTCGGTTTCCTGTACTGA